A genome region from Dreissena polymorpha isolate Duluth1 chromosome 16, UMN_Dpol_1.0, whole genome shotgun sequence includes the following:
- the LOC127862161 gene encoding RING finger protein 11-like, translating into MGNCLKAHNNDDISLLRGNESSDVLEQPSGPPPPYHHEPSQRAQLYYPSPNVSRPANQLTEEEQIKIAKRLGLISHLPTGIYDGTSKKGKECAICMCDFNVGENLRILPCMHSYHKECIDDWMMRSFTCPSCMEPVDAALLTTYETS; encoded by the exons ATGGGGAACTGTTTGAAAGCCCATAATAACGATGATATTTCTCTTTTACGTGGAAATGAATCTTCAGATGTCCTTGAACAACCAAGCGGACCCCCACCACCGTATCATCAC GAACCCAGTCAGAGGGCTCAGCTGTATTACCCAAGTCCCAATGTGAGTCGCCCAGCCAACCAGCTCACAGAAGAAGAGCAGATCAAGATTGCCAAGCGACTGGGACTTATCAGTCACTTGCCTACTGGCATTTATGATGGTACATCAAAAAAGGGAAAAGA ATGTGCGATCTGtatgtgtgactttaatgttggAGAGAACCTTCGGATTTTACCGTGCATGCATTCTTACCACAAGGAATGCATTGACGACTGGATGATGAGATCTTTTACCTGCCCCTCCTGCATGGAACCAGTTGATGCTGCGTTGTTAACAACATATGAAACCAGTTAA
- the LOC127862340 gene encoding plasminogen receptor (KT)-like yields MGSVIGKTMEENFKKQQEFMEKNQEVMLDRQIQMQNQMRERQAAMMVARSRDMLNWWGAFYVTVAFFGIVGFLKTKKPVPLIPLLPFSFIVGYQYDLAYGNKMQRCREEAERVMAEEGSYIELPRGLPTVQSIDAARNQ; encoded by the exons ATGGGGTCGGTGATCGGCAAAACGATGGAAGAGAACTTCAAGAAACAACAGGAGTTCATGGAGAAAAATCAGGAGGTCATg CTGGATCGGCAGATTCAGATGCAGAACCAGATGCGGGAGCGCCAGGCCGCCATGATGGTCGCGCGCTCACGTGATATGCTCAACTGGTGGGGCGCCTTCTATGTCACTGTAGCGTTTTTTGGCATCGTCGG ATTCCTAAAGACGAAGAAGCCAGTCCCGCTGATTCCCCTTTTGCCGTTTTCGTTCATAGTCGGGTACCAGTATGACCTCGCATACGGTAACAAGATGCAGCGATGTAGAG AGGAGGCTGAACGGGTGATGGCGGAGGAGGGGAGTTACATCGAGCTTCCACGTGGTCTCCCCACCGTCCAGTCCATAGATGCCGCCCGGAATCAGTAG
- the LOC127862339 gene encoding mpv17-like protein 2 has product MSKFQEFTKKLFSKYMLATNTATTCALLGLGDYIVQNIERLDHKDAKYDFHRTGRMMSMGFLYGPMSHVWYKILDGYLPATNLRTVAKKIVVDQAVAGPIFCSAFFMGMSLLEGKTVKHGVDEIKSKFLIVYMIDWCVWPPAQFLNFSYLGPQYRVVFCAFITLFWNCILSWLKHKDIIHDHAS; this is encoded by the exons ATGTCAAAATTTCAAGAATTCACCAAGAAACTGTTCTCTAAATATATGCTGGCCACAAATACAGCAACTACCTGCGCATTGCTGGGTCTTGGGGACTACATCGTTCAGAATATAGAGAGGCTGGACCACAAAGATGCGAAATACGATTTCCATCGAACTG GGCGTATGATGTCAATGGGATTTTTGTATGGACCCATGTCGCATGTCTGGTACAAGATACTGGATGGATACTTGCCGGCCACCAACTTGAGAACTGTAGCTAAGAAAATTGTGGTTGATCAAGCTGTGGCTGGGCCTATCTTTTGCTCAGCATTTTTCATGG gcaTGTCATTGCTGGAAGGAAAGACAGTAAAGCATGGAGTTGATGAAATTAAATCAAAGTTCCTCATAGTATATATG ATTGACTGGTGTGTATGGCCGCCTGCACAGTTTTTGAACTTCTCTTACCTGGGCCCTCAGTATCGTGTGGTGTTTTGTGCGTTCATCACCTTATTCTGGAATTGCATTCTGTCCTGGTTGAAACACAAG GACATTATTCACGATCACGCCAGTTGA